In the Anastrepha obliqua isolate idAnaObli1 chromosome 1, idAnaObli1_1.0, whole genome shotgun sequence genome, one interval contains:
- the LOC129250170 gene encoding uncharacterized protein LOC129250170, which produces MIEKNAKISVLRTMIGLGEEIEPHFIVPQNSVSNIRKKMGLSEQQSSKQMPALIPLENSLRSTQPATVKCAHCENMAKNFLYLESLIRNNYNPKSKCGLCYSSLKYLQYVNKSIMQVFGNFETIVQAGRAFNSGKARLSTFNTTNTRALLAKSPNKSNSKKNVARKRLKGGKVTRPVMQKTGKSVSNVRLVGGGKLIKSRSRHEKIKSKNKKAPIARLTAGVAGKRKKPVNIKLNGVKQKNVKSKRKRMSAVRTIHYCGIRHGEDNERKD; this is translated from the coding sequence atgattgaaaaaaatgcaaaaatttcagTACTACGAACTATGATCGGCTTAGGCGAAGAAATCGAGCCACATTTCATCGTACCGCAGAACTCCGTCTCAAATATACGCAAAAAAATGGGCCTCAGCGAGCAACAAAGTAGTAAACAAATGCCAGCACTTATACCGCTAGAAAACTCATTGCGAAGCACGCAACCAGCAACCGTAAAGTGTGCACATTGCGAAAATATGGCCAAGAATTTCCTCTATCTCGAGAGCCTCATACGCAACAACTACAATCCGAAGTCAAAGTGTGGCCTTTGCTACTCATCGCTCAAGTACCTGCAATATGTGAACAAGAGTATTATGCAAGTCTTCGGCAATTTTGAAACCATCGTGCAAGCCGGAAGGGCTTTCAACAGCGGCAAAGCGCGCTTATCCACATTTAATACTACTAATACACGCGCGCTTCTTGCCAAGTCACCAAACAAATCTAACAGCAAGAAAAACGTAGCCAGAAAGCGATTGAAAGGTGGCAAAGTCACGCGTCCGGTGATGCAAAAAACCGGAAAGAGTGTAAGTAATGTTCGCTTGGTCGGCGGTGGAAAATTAATCAAATCACGCAGCCGCCATGAGAAGATCAAGAGCAAGAATAAAAAAGCACCCATTGCACGCTTGACAGCCGGAGTCGCGGGCAAGCGAAAGAAGCCGGTGAATATAAAGCTAAATGGTGTCAAGCAAAAGAATGTGAAATCGAAACGTAAAAGGATGAGCGCAGTTCGGACTATCCATTATTGCGGAATCAGGCATGGGGAGGACAATGAAAGGAAGGACTAG